One uncultured Acidilobus sp. JCHS genomic window carries:
- a CDS encoding orc1/cdc6 family replication initiation protein — protein MFEETYVPKTLPVRDQEAELLLNRYYSRFMEGPGSTDITLIYGSMGRVGIGKTTLAKYVAFTLRDKLKGRGVNMSPVYINVYGSPSLHQMLAGIVNELGVNVPTRGTAAVEVLKAITDYLYVKDSYALVVLDEFQSLLLSNKVSNDELYMLLRVYEEIPPRDNVNRLNFLLVAQDFRVLSYMKEKIPQVESQIGFKVYLKPYTADELKLILEQRATLGLRDSAWGPEVIDMIADYYGYSETGAGDGSARRAILALRMAAEMAEAQGDSRITEEHVRKAISSDAISNVPLEYMRSLNLHQLLILLAISMLIASKGGWLSTGEVKAEYEGLARAYGEEPRKHTQFYEYLKELSNAGLVEARVTSVSPKGRTTMLRLPPEIPADRLREVIESIIMDRVGGPPSRG, from the coding sequence GTGTTTGAGGAGACGTATGTCCCTAAGACGCTGCCAGTGAGGGACCAGGAGGCCGAGCTCCTCCTCAACAGGTATTACTCAAGGTTCATGGAAGGGCCTGGCTCCACTGACATAACCCTCATCTACGGCTCCATGGGAAGGGTCGGCATCGGGAAGACGACCCTGGCCAAGTACGTGGCCTTCACCCTCAGGGATAAGCTTAAGGGGAGGGGCGTTAACATGAGCCCCGTCTACATAAACGTCTACGGCTCCCCGAGCCTGCATCAGATGCTGGCGGGCATAGTTAACGAGCTCGGCGTCAACGTCCCTACTAGAGGCACGGCGGCCGTTGAGGTGCTCAAGGCCATAACCGACTACCTCTACGTGAAGGACTCCTACGCCCTCGTTGTGCTTGACGAGTTCCAGTCGCTGCTCCTGTCAAACAAGGTCAGCAACGACGAGCTCTACATGCTCCTCAGGGTCTACGAGGAGATACCGCCGAGGGACAACGTGAACAGGCTGAACTTCCTCCTGGTGGCCCAGGACTTCAGGGTCCTCAGCTACATGAAGGAGAAGATACCCCAGGTGGAGTCTCAGATAGGCTTCAAGGTCTACCTAAAGCCCTACACCGCTGACGAGCTGAAGCTCATACTTGAGCAGAGGGCGACGCTGGGGCTTAGGGACAGCGCGTGGGGGCCTGAGGTCATCGACATGATAGCTGACTACTACGGCTACTCTGAGACCGGGGCAGGGGACGGAAGCGCTAGGAGGGCCATACTGGCCCTGAGGATGGCGGCTGAGATGGCTGAGGCCCAGGGCGACAGCAGGATAACTGAGGAGCACGTGAGGAAGGCCATAAGCAGCGACGCCATATCGAACGTGCCTCTTGAGTACATGAGGTCCCTTAACCTCCACCAGCTGCTCATCCTCCTGGCCATATCAATGCTCATAGCCTCAAAGGGAGGGTGGCTGTCCACCGGTGAGGTCAAGGCCGAGTACGAGGGGCTCGCCAGGGCCTATGGCGAGGAGCCGAGGAAGCACACGCAGTTCTACGAGTACCTTAAGGAGCTCAGCAACGCGGGCCTAGTGGAGGCCAGGGTGACCAGCGTGAGCCCCAAGGGCAGGACGACAATGCTCAGGCTGCCGCCCGAGATACCTGCTGACAGGCTCAGGGAGGTAATAGAGTCGATCATAATGGACAGGGTGGGCGGGCCCCCGTCAAGGGGGTGA
- a CDS encoding Bacterial regulatory protein, arsR family has product MDLERLLSSKGRLRVLKVLLSEGQANITRIVKETGLNHSLVERHLSDLVSMGIVQEKRYGRMRVFMVDLRDPKVSGLYELLRQLESL; this is encoded by the coding sequence TTGGACCTGGAGAGGCTCCTCTCAAGCAAGGGCAGGCTGAGGGTCCTGAAGGTCCTCCTCTCGGAGGGCCAGGCCAACATAACCAGGATAGTCAAGGAGACGGGCCTCAACCACAGCCTTGTTGAGAGGCACCTAAGCGACCTGGTAAGCATGGGGATCGTGCAGGAGAAGCGCTACGGCAGGATGAGGGTCTTCATGGTAGACCTGAGGGACCCTAAGGTAAGTGGGCTCTACGAGCTCTTAAGGCAGCTTGAAAGCCTCTAG
- a CDS encoding ABC-type multidrug transport system, permease component — translation MEGRGMGGQVKALREAIGRRLSIVGVRLYAYIYLRGFKVWASYRTQIVLNVLSWVLPVFTYYFTGTALGARIVKGMGMAPQEYTPFVVIGLAFQGYVSSVVTTISQRLRNEQLMGTIEYYLMTQSGVFGMLIYSSLWGFIMNAISMAVTLAIGYALGVRYLVSGLLAAIMITAELLVATLGLAMMAGGVVMITKQGNPIAFFFTTVTALISGTVFPVTVMPLWAQALSYSVPLTPALEALRLSLIQGYGVLRLATYELELLVYDAVLLPLGVLIYRLGFDKARREGTLSEY, via the coding sequence GTGGAGGGGAGGGGGATGGGCGGCCAGGTAAAGGCCCTAAGGGAGGCCATCGGCAGGAGGCTCTCAATAGTTGGCGTTAGGCTGTACGCTTACATCTACCTTAGGGGCTTCAAGGTGTGGGCCAGCTACAGGACCCAGATAGTCCTCAACGTGCTGAGCTGGGTGTTGCCAGTCTTCACGTATTACTTCACGGGCACGGCGCTGGGGGCCAGGATAGTAAAGGGCATGGGCATGGCTCCACAGGAGTACACGCCTTTCGTCGTGATAGGCCTCGCCTTCCAGGGCTACGTGTCATCGGTGGTAACTACTATAAGTCAGAGGCTTAGGAACGAGCAGCTCATGGGCACAATAGAGTACTACCTCATGACGCAGAGCGGCGTCTTTGGCATGTTAATCTACTCCTCCCTTTGGGGCTTCATAATGAACGCGATAAGCATGGCCGTCACCTTAGCGATAGGCTACGCGCTCGGGGTCAGGTACCTGGTCTCAGGCCTCCTCGCGGCCATAATGATAACTGCAGAGCTGCTGGTGGCCACCCTGGGCCTGGCCATGATGGCTGGCGGCGTAGTTATGATAACGAAGCAGGGCAACCCCATAGCGTTCTTCTTCACGACGGTCACGGCGCTGATCTCCGGTACGGTGTTCCCGGTGACCGTGATGCCCCTCTGGGCCCAGGCCCTGAGCTACTCAGTCCCGCTGACGCCGGCCCTTGAGGCGCTCAGGCTCTCGCTGATCCAGGGCTATGGGGTGCTCAGGCTTGCGACTTATGAGCTGGAGCTGCTGGTCTACGACGCTGTCCTCCTGCCCCTTGGCGTTCTGATTTACAGGCTGGGCTTTGACAAGGCTAGGAGGGAGGGCACCCTCAGCGAGTATTAA
- a CDS encoding Dehydrogenases (flavoproteins), protein MRVAVVGAGFSGLMFAMALARADANVDLYEEHERVGFPEHCTGLVSLATVRLIGRPAERSRLAAYEGFIISGPRHAVRLRTSEPVIKLDRVRLEQEMLDEAVREGVRYRPGAKVRVTPEGTVLPEGREYDLVVLAEGYTGRLRRSLGIGYTAQPLYGVNAEVEGSSQGDFVALFDNSTSRGLFSWYVPMGSTSLVGTASSEPRLLQPLLREAMKRFGLEGARVSRFYGGPVITGPPAERLRLGKLIAVGDAAGMNKPLTGGGLYPSAKAAVLALSMISDGVDLLSSAERALLAVSRELRRSYHVSKLLHARPDIVDMLAEAAEASGLARAVSGRVDYDVHYTLFTASIRSLRAPLGAAMLTLRSLEGAAKLLGALIRDAMA, encoded by the coding sequence TTGAGGGTCGCGGTGGTTGGGGCAGGGTTCTCAGGGCTGATGTTCGCCATGGCCCTGGCGAGGGCCGACGCCAACGTGGACCTCTACGAGGAGCACGAGAGGGTGGGCTTCCCTGAGCACTGCACGGGCCTGGTCTCGCTAGCGACCGTGAGGCTCATAGGCAGGCCTGCCGAGAGGTCCAGGCTCGCAGCCTACGAGGGCTTCATAATATCGGGCCCAAGGCATGCCGTGAGACTGAGGACCTCCGAGCCCGTGATAAAGCTTGACAGGGTGAGGCTTGAGCAGGAGATGCTTGACGAAGCTGTGAGGGAGGGGGTGAGGTACAGGCCAGGCGCCAAGGTGAGGGTCACCCCTGAGGGCACGGTGCTGCCTGAGGGCAGGGAATACGACCTTGTCGTCTTAGCCGAGGGCTACACCGGCAGGCTGAGGCGATCCCTAGGCATAGGCTACACCGCTCAACCCCTCTACGGGGTCAACGCTGAGGTCGAGGGCTCCTCGCAGGGGGACTTCGTGGCGCTCTTCGACAACAGCACTTCAAGGGGGCTCTTCTCGTGGTACGTCCCAATGGGGTCAACATCCCTCGTGGGGACGGCTTCAAGTGAGCCCCGCCTGCTCCAGCCCCTTCTAAGGGAGGCCATGAAGCGATTCGGCCTTGAGGGCGCGAGGGTCAGCAGGTTCTACGGCGGCCCCGTTATAACGGGCCCTCCGGCCGAGAGGCTCAGGCTTGGGAAGCTGATAGCGGTAGGCGACGCCGCAGGCATGAACAAGCCCCTTACCGGGGGAGGCCTCTACCCCTCGGCTAAGGCGGCTGTCCTAGCGCTCTCAATGATAAGTGACGGCGTTGACCTGTTGTCCTCAGCTGAGAGGGCGCTGCTGGCCGTCTCCCGCGAGCTGAGGAGGAGCTACCACGTGTCTAAGCTCCTCCACGCGAGGCCTGACATAGTTGACATGCTGGCGGAGGCCGCCGAGGCCTCGGGCCTGGCCAGGGCCGTGTCGGGCAGGGTAGACTACGACGTCCATTACACCCTCTTCACAGCCTCTATCAGGTCCCTGAGGGCCCCCCTTGGGGCCGCTATGCTGACGTTGAGGAGCCTTGAGGGCGCAGCTAAGCTCCTGGGGGCCCTCATAAGGGACGCCATGGCCTAG
- a CDS encoding aconitate hydratase 1, which yields MSRTDIEVAFEKMDTYMGPATIVNLRRLEEVGLIKVSRMPYSIRVLLENVVRNYDGFVVRDEDLKAIFNWKESAGKVEIPLLPARVIMQDLTGVPAVIDLATMRDAFKDMGYDPNLVNPLIPVDLVIDHSVQVDYYGTSLALRKNMEKEFERNSERYRLLKWAQKAFQNFRVVPPGKGIIHQVNLEYLAKVVWLGNDRRRGLMAYPDSVLGTDSHTTMINGIGVLGWGVGGIEAEAVLLGQPYYMLVPPVVGVRLVGRPKSGVTPTDIVLYTTELLRKKGVVGKFVEFFGPGLKYLSAADRATIANMAPEYGATMGYFPIDEITINYLMMTGRDPRHVSLVAEYAKRVGLWYDPEAPEPEYSEAVEVDLGKVEPAIAGPANPEDRIPLAQAKEKLGSIIEAYAKNAKRERKKVSLTIDGESYEVGDGMVIIAAITSCTNTSNPTNMVAAGLLARNAVQRGLKVKPWVKTSNAPGSRVVTEYLTRLGLMPYLEALGFHVTGYGCTVCIGNTGPLRKEVEDFIRKEGVYTAAVLSGNRNFEGRIHPLASGAFLASPPLVVAYAIAGRIDIDFDKEPLGYDPNGEPVYLRDIWPDPEELRKYVDAALDPKEFQAKYSDVFEGTEEWVKLEAPATPTFQWDPKSTYLKKPPFFEKLSEKPEPLKDIIGARVLIYAPDRISTDHISPAGAISPSSKAGQYLQSLGVPPEELNTCGSRRGNHEVMMRCTFDNPKFRNLLVPDRQGGWTIFWPTKEVMHVFDAAMKYKELGTPVIVLGRSNYGVGSSRDWAAKGPYLLGVRAVIAKSFERIHRSNLVGMGIIPLEFMPGQGPDELGLDGSETYDILGLSDLTPGKTLKVRAVKPDGKVIEFNVKARVDTPIEVEYVKHGGILHYMLRKLAEEAKEGRKAS from the coding sequence TTGAGCAGAACAGACATAGAGGTGGCCTTTGAGAAGATGGACACCTACATGGGGCCTGCCACCATAGTCAACCTGAGAAGGCTTGAGGAGGTCGGCCTCATCAAGGTAAGCCGCATGCCCTACTCCATAAGGGTGCTCCTCGAGAACGTTGTCAGGAACTACGACGGCTTCGTGGTGAGGGACGAGGACCTTAAGGCCATATTCAACTGGAAGGAGAGCGCTGGCAAGGTGGAGATTCCTCTTCTCCCGGCCAGGGTCATAATGCAGGACCTGACGGGTGTCCCAGCCGTAATCGACCTGGCAACCATGAGGGACGCTTTCAAGGACATGGGCTACGACCCCAACCTCGTCAACCCCCTGATACCCGTTGACCTCGTTATAGACCACAGCGTCCAGGTCGACTATTACGGGACGTCGCTGGCCCTGAGGAAGAACATGGAGAAGGAGTTCGAGAGGAACTCCGAGAGGTACAGGCTCCTCAAGTGGGCCCAGAAGGCCTTCCAGAACTTCAGGGTCGTCCCGCCAGGCAAGGGCATCATACACCAGGTCAACCTGGAGTACCTGGCTAAGGTCGTCTGGCTAGGGAATGATAGGAGGCGCGGCCTCATGGCCTACCCGGACAGCGTCCTGGGCACTGACAGCCACACGACCATGATAAACGGCATTGGCGTCCTGGGCTGGGGCGTCGGGGGGATAGAGGCCGAGGCCGTCCTCCTAGGCCAGCCGTACTACATGCTTGTGCCCCCGGTCGTGGGAGTCAGGCTCGTCGGCAGGCCAAAGAGCGGCGTCACCCCGACAGACATAGTGCTTTACACAACTGAGCTCCTCAGGAAGAAGGGCGTCGTGGGCAAGTTCGTGGAGTTCTTTGGGCCAGGCCTAAAGTACCTGAGCGCAGCCGACAGGGCGACGATAGCTAACATGGCCCCCGAGTACGGGGCCACCATGGGCTACTTCCCAATAGATGAGATAACTATCAACTACCTGATGATGACAGGCAGGGACCCAAGGCACGTAAGCCTTGTCGCAGAGTACGCCAAGAGGGTTGGGCTCTGGTACGACCCAGAGGCGCCAGAGCCGGAGTACTCGGAGGCCGTAGAGGTCGACCTGGGCAAGGTAGAGCCTGCCATAGCTGGCCCTGCGAACCCCGAGGACAGGATACCGCTGGCCCAGGCCAAGGAGAAGCTCGGCTCAATAATAGAGGCCTACGCCAAGAATGCCAAGAGGGAGAGGAAGAAGGTCTCCCTGACCATTGATGGTGAGAGCTATGAAGTTGGGGACGGGATGGTCATCATAGCTGCAATAACCAGCTGTACCAACACGAGCAACCCGACCAACATGGTGGCGGCAGGCCTCCTGGCCAGGAACGCTGTGCAGAGGGGCCTCAAGGTGAAGCCGTGGGTCAAGACGAGCAACGCCCCCGGCAGCAGGGTGGTTACGGAGTACCTCACCAGGCTCGGCCTCATGCCCTACCTCGAGGCCCTCGGCTTCCACGTGACCGGCTACGGCTGCACAGTCTGCATAGGCAACACAGGCCCGCTGAGGAAGGAAGTTGAGGACTTCATAAGGAAGGAGGGTGTCTACACTGCCGCGGTCCTTAGCGGCAATAGGAACTTTGAGGGCAGAATTCACCCGCTGGCCTCAGGCGCCTTCCTGGCCTCGCCGCCGCTCGTGGTAGCCTACGCTATAGCTGGGCGTATAGACATAGACTTCGACAAGGAGCCCCTGGGCTACGACCCCAACGGGGAGCCCGTCTACCTGAGGGACATATGGCCTGACCCAGAGGAGCTGAGGAAGTATGTCGATGCTGCCCTTGACCCAAAGGAGTTCCAGGCCAAGTACAGTGACGTCTTTGAGGGCACTGAGGAGTGGGTCAAGCTGGAGGCCCCCGCCACGCCGACGTTCCAGTGGGACCCTAAGAGCACTTACCTGAAGAAGCCGCCGTTCTTCGAGAAGCTGTCCGAGAAGCCCGAGCCGCTTAAGGACATAATAGGCGCCAGGGTGCTGATCTACGCCCCTGACAGGATAAGCACTGACCACATAAGCCCCGCAGGGGCCATAAGCCCTAGCTCCAAGGCCGGCCAGTACCTACAGAGCCTCGGCGTCCCGCCAGAGGAGCTTAACACCTGCGGCAGCAGGAGGGGCAACCACGAGGTCATGATGAGGTGCACCTTCGACAACCCGAAGTTCAGGAACCTGCTGGTCCCTGACAGGCAGGGAGGGTGGACGATATTCTGGCCCACCAAGGAGGTTATGCACGTCTTTGACGCGGCCATGAAGTACAAGGAGCTGGGGACGCCCGTTATAGTGCTGGGGAGAAGCAACTACGGCGTGGGCAGCAGCAGGGACTGGGCTGCAAAGGGGCCCTACCTGCTCGGCGTCAGGGCGGTCATAGCTAAGAGCTTCGAGAGGATTCACAGGAGCAACCTAGTAGGCATGGGCATCATCCCGCTGGAGTTCATGCCAGGCCAGGGACCAGATGAGCTAGGCCTTGACGGGAGCGAGACCTACGACATACTGGGGCTCTCCGACCTGACACCTGGCAAGACACTGAAGGTCAGGGCCGTGAAGCCGGACGGCAAGGTGATAGAGTTCAACGTGAAGGCCAGGGTGGACACACCTATAGAGGTTGAATATGTCAAACACGGCGGCATACTGCATTACATGCTCAGGAAGCTGGCTGAGGAGGCCAAGGAGGGGCGGAAGGCCTCGTAG
- a CDS encoding molybdenum cofactor biosynthesis protein MoaC: MMGAKLAHMVDVTEKPIVYREAVASGEIVLRPETVKRIRSRGVEKGDVEAVASVAAVMAAKEASRIIPLAHPIPITGVEVSFSYGEDRVRVQVRVRTKAETGVEMDALAGVTAALLTIWDMVKSYEKDERGQYPHTKIEKVVVESKFKADTP; the protein is encoded by the coding sequence TTGATGGGAGCTAAGTTGGCCCACATGGTTGATGTCACTGAGAAGCCCATTGTGTACAGGGAGGCCGTGGCGAGCGGCGAGATAGTCCTAAGGCCTGAGACAGTCAAGCGCATAAGGTCTAGAGGGGTGGAGAAGGGGGACGTCGAGGCAGTTGCATCAGTGGCGGCAGTCATGGCGGCCAAGGAGGCCTCAAGGATAATCCCATTGGCTCACCCCATACCAATAACCGGTGTTGAGGTCTCCTTCAGCTACGGGGAGGACCGCGTCAGGGTGCAGGTCAGGGTGAGGACAAAGGCCGAGACAGGTGTTGAGATGGACGCCTTAGCGGGGGTCACGGCGGCCCTTCTCACGATCTGGGACATGGTCAAGTCCTATGAGAAGGATGAGAGAGGCCAGTACCCCCACACGAAGATAGAGAAAGTTGTAGTGGAGTCCAAGTTCAAGGCTGATACGCCCTGA